In Planctomycetaceae bacterium, the genomic window GCTGGTTCCCGTTCATTGGCTGGCGCGAACGCGATTGGTCCGCAGTCAGCACGACATGCTTTCGTCCGAGTCCGGAGTCCGGCAGGTCCCGATCCTTGTCAGCCTGGCTGTGATCGGCGGAGCCTGTTTGTACGGTTACATTCGCCGGCAGCCGGATGTCCCGAATCCGGACGGCCCGGTGGTGGCGATCGTCCAGGGCAACTTCACGCCGGAGATCAAGCACGACCGCGATCAGTGGCTGCGAATGGTTCGTGAGCATGACCTGATGACGACGGAAGCGGCGAAGCTTCGGCCGGATCTGATTGTCTGGCCGGAGACCATGTTTCCCGTCCCCGACTTCGTGGTGGACGCCGACGTTTCGGATGATGACCTGATCGCCATGCTTCCTCCCGAAAGCGGTGTCACAAACGCAGAGATCGCGAAGCAGGAAGTCGCGCGATGGCGTGACGAGGAAACTCGCATACTGCTGGAAAACCGCAGCCAGGAGACGGCTGCGGCCATCATGTTCGGCCTGCAGACTCATCAGGCCACGATGACCGGCATGAAGACGTTCAATTCCGCGGCCTTCGTGCGGCCGGACCTCGGGTACGTGGACCGATACGACAAGATGCATCGCGTTGTATTTGGTGAGTACATTCCGCTGCGGACGGTATTTCCGTGGCTGGCGAAACTGACACCGTTCGGCGCGGGGTTCGGCATTGAGGCCGGCGGACAGCCAAAGGTCTTCGAATACGGAACGGCTCGCTTCGCGCCGGTGATCTGCTTTGAGGACACGGTGCCTCATCTGGTTCGACAGGTTGTTCGGGCCGGCGATCAGTCGTTCGGCCGCCCGCATGTTCTGATCAATCTGACCAACGACGGCTGGTTCCACGGGTCGAGTGAACTGGATCAGCACCTGATTACGGCCGTGTTTCGCTGCGTGGAAACTCGCCGGCCCATGGTGCGAGCCGTCAACACCGGGATCTCCGCGTTCATTGATTCCAACGGCTGCATTCGCCAGCCGGACAACATGCTGGTGATGAACGAAGAGACCGCCGCTCTCGATGCGGAATTCCGCAAAGTGGATTCGATGTATGACGAGCAGACGGGAGCACGCCGTCGCCAGTGTTCGGCGGTGTTATGCGGGCAGATTCCGCTGGATTCGCGAGATACGCTGTATCTGCGCTGGGGCGACTGGTTCCCGATGCTGTGCAGCGTGACAGTTCTGCTGGGGTTGGTGTATCCTGTCAAACGCCGTGAATGACGGTTCGGCGAGTGATTCCTCGGCGACACCTATGATACCGGGTCCTGGCATCATGCATTGACGAAGCCAGGTCATTCCGATTCGCAACATCGCTGCGGCCTGGTGCCGTTTGCTTCTCAGACGGTCCTGAATCCTGAAGGCGGAGGCGCAACCGTGAAACTCAAAAACCTGCTGCATGGGATTCCGCTGGTGCTGTTGCTGACTTCCGGCGGCTGCGGACTTGACGAAGGCATGCAGTCGTCGAAGCCGGCCGGACCGAAGACGACGACCGACATCGGCGAGTTCCAGGTCCGTGAAGGCGAAGAAACCGTGTCGTCCGACATCGTGTATACCAATCCCGTTACCGGGCCGCTGGAAGCGCTGCCGGGAGCCAAACAGCAGATTTCCGAACTGGCCATCCAGCACGCGGTGGATCTGTTCCAGGCGACGAACGGCCGGTATCCGAAGGATCACGATGAATTCATGACTCAGGTGATCCAGGCCAACAATATGAGGCTGCCGGTTCTGCCGAAGGGTCAGCGGTACGAATACGATGTTGCGAACCACAAGCTGATGGTGGTTCAGGACGTACAGCAACCGGCAAAGTGATCGCGCGAAATGCCTTCCGGACGTGAAGCCCATCGACAGTTGATCGTCATCAATGTTGTCGGGCTGACTTACGAAATGCTGGGCGATAACACGCCGCACATTCGCTCTCTGCTGGACACCGGGTTCGCCAGGCCGATGCAGACGGTGCTGCCGGCGGTGACATGTTCCGTCCAGTCGACGCTGCTGACGGGAACGCTGCCGCGCGATCACGGGATCGTCGGCAACGGCTGGTACTTTCGAGACCTGGCCGAAGTCGGTTTCTGGAAACAGTCCAACGGTCTGGTCCGCGGGGAGAAGCTGTTTCAGACGGCAAAGCGCCGCGACGCGTCTCACACGACCGCCAACCTGTTCTGGTGGTACAACATGTACGCCGACGTTGACTGGTCAGTGACGCCGCGACCGTCGTATCCGGCCGATGGACGCAAGATCCCCGACATCTACTCCGAACCGCCACAGATGCGGGATGACCTGCAGCGGAAACTCGGCCAATTTCCGCTGTTCAACTTCTGGGGCCCGACGGCGGACATCAGAAGTTCCCGGTGGATTACGGACGCCGGCCTTTCCGTGCTGAACGAACACGATCCGTCGCTGCTGCTGATCTATCTGCCTCACCTGGATTACAACCTGCAGCGACTGGGGCCGCATGATCCGCGGATCGTCGACGACATCCGGGCGGTGGATCACGAAGCCGGCCGGCTGATTGCGGCGGGCCGTGAACGCGGCGCGGAAATCGTCGTGCTGAGCGAATACGGGATCACCGAAGTCAACCGGCCCATTCACGTCAACCGGGCTCTTCGCGAAGCCGGATTGCTGCGAGTTCGGCGGGAACCAACGGGCTGGGAAACACTGGACTGCGGCGCGTCGCGAGCGTTCGCTGTGGCGGATCACCAGGTGGCTCATGTCTATGTGAAGGCGGAAACTGATGTCGAACGCGTGCGGCAGATTCTTCAGAGTCTCGACGGAGTGGAACACGTTTTCGACAAAAGCGGTCAGCGAGACGTCGGCCTGGATCACGAACGAAGCGGCGAGCTGGTGGCGGTCAGCGGCCGTGACTCCTGGTTCACCTACTACTTCTGGCTGGATGACGCGGTTGCGCCTGACTACGCCCGGACCGTCGATATTCACCGCAAGCCGGGGTACGACCCTGTGGAGCTGTTCATCGATCCGCAGATTCGTTTTCCCAGGTTGAAGGTAGCCTCCCGACTCGCGCGAAAGCTGCTGGGATTTCGGTATTACATGGACGTTATCGGCCTGGATGCGTCGATCGTCAGGGGCAGCCACGGCCGGCTGCCGGATACGGAGCGGCTGGAATCGGACGCGGCGGTGTTTATCAGTTCGTCCCGAGACGGTGAGCGTGACGAAGTTCATGCGGTCGACGTGCGAGATCTGCTGCTGATGCGACAATTTGCGTTGTAAAGCTGGCCACTTGTGGCACTGTCGATCAGAATGCCGTGCCGGTGGCGTCCGGGTGTCGCAGGGTGTTGTTGTCCACGGGCCAGGCGAAGTACTGTCAATCATTCGGAAAGGTTCGAGCACGTGGCGAAAGGCGACGCTCAGGAAGAAGAAGAAGATCTGGACGAACGTGAGCAGGTCCTGTTTCAGGGGCCCATGTACGGTCGCGACGCGAACCTCAAGCAGAATCCCCGGCTGGTGCAGGCGGCCCTGGTTCCCGTCAAGAGAATGGTGACGGATGCGCTTTCGCGGCGGGCTCATACAGTCCTGCTGGAACCGGCACCCGGCAAGATCGCGATTCGATTCGTCGTGGACGGTATTGCGTATCCCGCCGGCGCGGTCCCCGCAAGGCAGGGCGTCGGGATGGTGCAGATGCTGAAACTGCTGGCCGGCCTGGATCCTCAGAAACGAACGGTCCAGCAGTCCGGCGGCATCCGATCCGAATACACCGGCAAGGCGTACCGACTGCTGGTCCTGTCGACTCCCGTCAAAGGCGGCGCGGAGCGTCTGCGAATTCGCATCGAGAATCCCAAAGATTCGTTTATCCGTCCGCAGGACGTCGGAGTCCCCAACGATCTGCGGCAGAAGATTCGAGATTTTACGTCCGACAGCAAGGGCATCGTGCTGGCCTGCGGGCCACCGGATTCCGGAATTACGTCGCTATCGCTGGTGACGCTGCACTGTACCGATCCGTATCTTTACTCCGTTTTCAATCTGGCAGACGTCGGCGAGCACTCGCTGGTCAACGTCGCCGATTACGAACCGGAAGAAGGTCATGATCTGGCTTTCACGCTGGACCGGATTTCCCGCCGTGAAGCCGACCTGGTCTACATGCCTCCGTTCACCGACCCCAAAACGACGCAACTGCTGTTCGATTTCAGCGACCGGCTGTGCTTCGTCGGGGAGATTCCCTGCCGCACTCCGATCGAAGCCGTGCAGACGCTGATCCAGTGGGTCGGCGTGGACAGCGTCCTGAAACACCTGAAAGGCGTCGTCACGCACAAGCTGATCCGCAAGCTTTGTGACGACTGCAAGCAGGCATTTCGACCCAATCCTCAGTTGTTGAAGCGGCTGGGTCTGCCGCCGGAAGTGACCGTGCTGTACCGTGCTCCCGCGCCGCCGCCGGCGGACGATCCTGAAGCTCCGACCATTGAAGAACTGTGCGCCGACTGCAACGGAATGCCCTACTACGGTCGCATTCCGTGCTTTGAAGTCCTGGAGATGTCGGACGGGATGAAGGAAGTAGTAGCCGCCGGTGCCGATCCGGCGGCGATGCGGCAACAGATGTTCCGCGAAGACATGCGCACTCTGCAGAAGGATGCGCTGCGGCTTGTCGTGGAAGGCAAGACGTCGCTGGAAGAAGTTCAGCGCAGTTTTCAGGGACCAAAGGGCCGCCCGGCGAAGAAGCGCCGTCCGCGTCCGCAGGCCTGATTTTCCCCGTCGCCTTTCGTGCAGCAGGACAAGCATGCCCAGCGATTCGCCGGTTACCAGCGGGGCCGCGGCAGCCGCGATGGAATACGATTCACGGCTGCGCGCGTGCCAGTCGCAGCT contains:
- the lnt gene encoding apolipoprotein N-acyltransferase, whose protein sequence is MREPQLRPEIHRIISQGRVPDAAAGSLKSVAAASGLTGVLLWFSFAPMEFAPVAWLALVPICQLVRIQRLPRKAYLAVTGVSFVCWLVTLQWMRLGHWTMHFALLALAFYVSLYTPVFLAVSRRIVSRGVPMWLAVPVVWTALEYARAYLLTGFSWYYLGHSQYRWTTLIQISDVTGAYGVSFIVALASAAVAGLVPVHWLARTRLVRSQHDMLSSESGVRQVPILVSLAVIGGACLYGYIRRQPDVPNPDGPVVAIVQGNFTPEIKHDRDQWLRMVREHDLMTTEAAKLRPDLIVWPETMFPVPDFVVDADVSDDDLIAMLPPESGVTNAEIAKQEVARWRDEETRILLENRSQETAAAIMFGLQTHQATMTGMKTFNSAAFVRPDLGYVDRYDKMHRVVFGEYIPLRTVFPWLAKLTPFGAGFGIEAGGQPKVFEYGTARFAPVICFEDTVPHLVRQVVRAGDQSFGRPHVLINLTNDGWFHGSSELDQHLITAVFRCVETRRPMVRAVNTGISAFIDSNGCIRQPDNMLVMNEETAALDAEFRKVDSMYDEQTGARRRQCSAVLCGQIPLDSRDTLYLRWGDWFPMLCSVTVLLGLVYPVKRRE
- a CDS encoding alkaline phosphatase family protein produces the protein MPSGREAHRQLIVINVVGLTYEMLGDNTPHIRSLLDTGFARPMQTVLPAVTCSVQSTLLTGTLPRDHGIVGNGWYFRDLAEVGFWKQSNGLVRGEKLFQTAKRRDASHTTANLFWWYNMYADVDWSVTPRPSYPADGRKIPDIYSEPPQMRDDLQRKLGQFPLFNFWGPTADIRSSRWITDAGLSVLNEHDPSLLLIYLPHLDYNLQRLGPHDPRIVDDIRAVDHEAGRLIAAGRERGAEIVVLSEYGITEVNRPIHVNRALREAGLLRVRREPTGWETLDCGASRAFAVADHQVAHVYVKAETDVERVRQILQSLDGVEHVFDKSGQRDVGLDHERSGELVAVSGRDSWFTYYFWLDDAVAPDYARTVDIHRKPGYDPVELFIDPQIRFPRLKVASRLARKLLGFRYYMDVIGLDASIVRGSHGRLPDTERLESDAAVFISSSRDGERDEVHAVDVRDLLLMRQFAL
- a CDS encoding ATPase, T2SS/T4P/T4SS family, whose amino-acid sequence is MAKGDAQEEEEDLDEREQVLFQGPMYGRDANLKQNPRLVQAALVPVKRMVTDALSRRAHTVLLEPAPGKIAIRFVVDGIAYPAGAVPARQGVGMVQMLKLLAGLDPQKRTVQQSGGIRSEYTGKAYRLLVLSTPVKGGAERLRIRIENPKDSFIRPQDVGVPNDLRQKIRDFTSDSKGIVLACGPPDSGITSLSLVTLHCTDPYLYSVFNLADVGEHSLVNVADYEPEEGHDLAFTLDRISRREADLVYMPPFTDPKTTQLLFDFSDRLCFVGEIPCRTPIEAVQTLIQWVGVDSVLKHLKGVVTHKLIRKLCDDCKQAFRPNPQLLKRLGLPPEVTVLYRAPAPPPADDPEAPTIEELCADCNGMPYYGRIPCFEVLEMSDGMKEVVAAGADPAAMRQQMFREDMRTLQKDALRLVVEGKTSLEEVQRSFQGPKGRPAKKRRPRPQA